The genomic region CTATGGCAGTAACGGTATGTGAACTTAAGTGGCTGAAGCGGTTGCTGAAGGATTTAGGCGTTACACACAAGGAGGCGATGGAGCTGTTCTGTGACAGCAAGGCGGCTCTGTATATTGCAGCTAATCATGTGTTCCACAAGCGTACAAAACATATTGAAGCTGACTGTCACAGCGTTAGAGATGCAGTTCAAGAAGGATTGATTGTGACTCGGCATGTTCGTACGACTGAGCAGATTGCAGACATTATGACCAAGGCATTGGCAGCTTCCCCATTTCAGTATCTACTGGCCAAGTTAGGTGTTCGTAACCTCCACTcgccaacttgagggggagtgttagaGCAGGTTATGGTTCGGTTTAATGAGGTATCGGTTATGTGTTAGTAGATAGCGTTACTTGGGGTAAAGTCATTGTAGATACGAGATAAGTATCGAGAAGATATGGGTAGGATGAGATCTAGTATGTTTAGATTCTCTTGTACACGCATATATGTAACGCTTACGCTGATGAATAACAACACACAACATTCTCAACATATTCTTCCTAGTTTACAAGTTTCCTCCCtcgcctcctcctccaccgccggAGAGATCCAAACGCCTCCACAGCTTTACCTTACCTTATCTCCGATGGGGTCAGAAGAGATTCCTCAGGTGCGTCAAGctaccttcttcttcctcttcctctccttCTGCCGATCGCGCCAATCACGGATCTCCCGCTACCTTAAATGAAGCCATTTTACTTTGGTTTCTTAACATTCTTCTTCTATttgtaaaagagagagagagagacaactGGTGTTTTCTTCATTACCAAAAGCTAATTGTAATCTCCATGGCAGTGGAATCTCCAGCTGTTTCTTTCATTTGTTAATCAATAATGTTTCTCCCTGCAACTTTCTTACGTCTTTGTTCTCTATTTGGTATTTCTGTGCATAGGAGTAACTTAAATTGGTATTTTGCTCAgattatgcaaaaaaatatattccgATCTTGCTAAGATTGAGCATGTTTGTGTCAAGAAACTCGCTGAGCGACAATGTGTCTGTTGTTAGATATTTTGACAGCTTTGCAGGTTTCAGAAGAAGATTCCTTTTACAACAATATCTCACCATGTCTACAGTTTCAGACAGTTTCATTTCTCTCGGGTAAGTTAGAGTTACAAGCACTGTTGTAATATATCGAACACGTGAGCTTGACCACTTGCTCCTTGCTGCAAACACAATGATGATATTACACGGATAATGATCCGCAAAATCGTCGGAACTTCTTTTTCTTGCATGTTCATGCTTCACGACAGTCAACAACTTCTCTGCAGTTACCAATCGGTTCTAATAGAGTATCCAAACAGTTAAAAGCCATGATCAGGCTGTTCAAAACGATTGAACTGTTACCTTTGGACACTTAAAAGTGTCCACAGGTATTAGGGGAACAGAGGAGAAAGAATGAACGAACTGTTGTTACCTTTGGACACTTAAAGTAGTAGGTAGGGTACTTATTTAACCGTTGAGAGCATGTGCATTGCAAGCAACCTTATTTGTTGCTTAAGTGGggcataattaatttttaattattaaaattaagagAAGCAATTTTGTTAAGCAACACTTAGTTTTATGGGTTTATTGGTGGTTGCTTAATTAAGGATTTtagagaagaagatgccatgagatgaatttttttagatttttataagtgTGCTTGTGATGAGAATTGATGATCAAACGATGATTTTGATGATCAAACGATGATTTTGATGATCAAACGATGATCTTGATAACGTAAGAAGGAGAATATGTGTGATAAGAAGAGACAATGACTGAAATGAGATATGAAATTTTTTCAGACTCATCATTGTCATTACTTAAACATGAAACAGAGAACAGAACAACAAACAAGTTATCATTCTCATTACTTAAACATGGAACAGAGCACAGAACAACAAACAAGACATCATTCTCCGAAACTAAACATGAAACAAacaacaatgaagaacatgaaacaGATAACAAACAACTCAAGAAACCTTAAAAATACACTTAAACAGATGAGCTTCTTCTTTTGATAGATGGAACTGAAGAAGGATTCGGTTTaatagagaagaaaaagagaaacgcattcatcacacacacacaaccaAATGGACTTGACATTTAGCTAACTCATTAACCACACTTACACATTCGTTTCTATCTATCTCATTAATCACACTTACACAATGGTTTCTATCTAACTCATTTATCACACTAACACTTTTCTATCTAACTCATTTATCACATTTAACCACAACAAGATTCACAATAAATGCATTTCAGATGAGATTCACAATCAATTCGAAACCAACCACAATCCTATGAACATCATAAAGATCAAAGATATATGACAAACCTGTTTGGCAAACCTATATTAATCTACAGAAGCAACAGCATCAGAAGAATTAGTAAAACAAACCTCTATTGCAATTGTATCGATGAAGCTTCCTCATGTCTCTCTCCACAGAGCAAATCAAAACTGGATATCACAGGGAACAATAGCCTTCAAGACCGTCTCGAGACCAGGACTGTTATCAGAGAACCTTCCGACATGCGTGATAAGCTCATGAACTTGTTCCTCTTTAGCTCTAAGCCGAGCTTCGTAGGAGAGGTTCTGAGCTTTGCAGCCACCACAGTAGGAAGCATACTCACACAGAGTTTCTACTAAGTCACGGTGTGGAGTTAAAGTCTTGATCTTTGTCACCTAAACAACATATTAATAAGCAATTACGAACATAAAGATTGTAACtttattgtcaaaaaaaaaagcttttttcaaaaaaaaaggagagatttTTAATGGAACCTCGGCGTAGCTGCCTTTGCGGCGAGTGCTGCGGCCGAGGAAACGCTCGCCGGGAAGAGCACAGCCGCACATGACGACGAAGCCTGTGCCGTGAACTTTGCAGATTACTTTGCCTTTGAACCCCAAACTCTCGCAGACGTGCTCCATCGTTTGTCCTCGTTTCGGGTAATACGGCGTCGTTTTCTTTTCGGAGGCGTCGTCGCTGTTGTTCTCTTCCAGTGGGTTTTTGTTACCGCCATGGGAGAGTTCACGAAGAGTGACGAAGCCacctctcctctctctccacTCACTTGCCCACACGTGTCCGTAAGCACCGTGCCTTATGGGCCTTAATTAAGCCACGACGCTTCTATTATCAagtctttttgattttctttttaatgaaaattaggCTAAGCAACGCCTTAAGCGTCCGCAGTGCACATGCTctgaaaatctaatttttagacattatgtttctatattttctAAGTTCATTGTCTCGTGCAGTAGTGGCACACCACATCCATTATTTTAATAGAAGTTTTCAACCTCTAATACATAAGATTTAAGATCTTTAATCTCTTAAATGTTTGAAAACGTTATGATCTTCAAAACAAAAGTCTCTGAACAGACTTTCATCTTTCCTTTCATCCACAAAAGGTTAGTTTTCAATCTTCCCTGCCTTGCATTTCTCTGTTTCTCATTGGTTCTCACTAAAACATGACCGTTTGTTTCGAAAACCATCCAGCAAAACAGACCATCATGATCTTTGCGGAGTCAAGTCACCAGCGAGGATATCGTTCGCAGGAGATATAGGCCAATCAGATAAAGCACTCACGAttgaacaacaacaaccatcatCAGGCCTGGTTAGAAGAGACACAACGCTTTTAGATTCAGAGTTCGAATTCCACACTTCAAGAAGCTCCGATTCCTCACCAGCTGATGAGATCTTCGCTGAGGGGATGATCCTTCCTTTCCAAGTAACTACTGCATCATCCATGCTAAAACGTCGTCACAATTACGAGCTCCCTCCTATCATCTCCACTCCTTCCTCCTCTATTCCTCCTCCACCTCGCCACTGCCTTCACCCCAACAGTCGAGAAAATACTGCCAGAAGGAAACTCCCCGAATCGGAAACGGTCGTGGGAGGGGCGCACATTCACACTAGGAGGCAGAAACATCATCAAAGTTGTTTTG from Brassica oleracea var. oleracea cultivar TO1000 unplaced genomic scaffold, BOL UnpScaffold00963, whole genome shotgun sequence harbors:
- the LOC106320579 gene encoding uncharacterized RNA methyltransferase CT0009-like, yielding MEHVCESLGFKGKVICKVHGTGFVVMCGCALPGERFLGRSTRRKGSYAEVTKIKTLTPHRDLVETLCEYASYCGGCKAQNLSYEARLRAKEEQVHELITHVGRFSDNSPGLETVLKAIVPCDIQF